One genomic region from Chthonomonas calidirosea T49 encodes:
- a CDS encoding PQQ-binding-like beta-propeller repeat protein → MLPTWLGGLKKSFSIELVLLVGALLALSGSHLQVAAEENLTGNTLKAPLAVDWKFTGQAYPNNPTGPVVADGTIYYASGTRLYALDEHIGAQKWVYPEGSYLPNPIMATPTISGDTLFVPEGDGLYALDADTGRQKYPAYKVRGGVISHPAVWGDNVYFISGSERLYGIKASNGHPINPLLGGGIPLPGALEGDVTTYNGMLYFCTSNGEIHAVDAQSGAQKWHASVLGVTVFSTPAVSQNYIYVAGQSAITCLRTDNGLVVWSLPARNDFTAPAAVDPDGNVYVCTANLKVYALTSQRKPLWKTVPEVDFPINAAPIISGNLLIVCSAEAGVYAYDRNTGELVWDYSIQPSSLDPNRLPEENHVLATPAVDNGHLFVVSDDGSVTCFSNSAIDLIPPIITPLAPERGEYCKGEPPFIVRAHIFDFGSGLKPSSVTLTIDDRPINQVTKEDLINGKDGFTFDKDKGILEYDIQPKTTGVSNSFSDGHHTITITAQDWKGNQKTETWLFTTGDAYPIERALRTQNTQGTNTAGGRGGRPGLGSGGGGNGGGD, encoded by the coding sequence ATGCTGCCAACATGGCTGGGCGGTCTAAAAAAATCTTTTTCCATAGAACTGGTTCTGCTGGTTGGAGCGCTTTTGGCGCTGAGTGGGTCGCATCTACAAGTCGCTGCAGAGGAAAACCTCACCGGCAATACGCTCAAAGCGCCGCTAGCCGTAGACTGGAAATTCACGGGACAAGCCTACCCAAACAATCCAACCGGCCCAGTTGTGGCCGATGGTACCATCTACTACGCTTCCGGCACACGTCTCTACGCGCTCGATGAACATATAGGTGCACAGAAGTGGGTCTACCCTGAAGGTAGCTATTTACCTAATCCTATTATGGCCACGCCGACCATCAGTGGTGACACCCTTTTTGTGCCTGAAGGCGACGGCCTCTACGCGCTGGATGCAGATACCGGTCGGCAAAAGTACCCAGCCTATAAAGTTCGTGGTGGCGTGATTAGCCATCCGGCCGTTTGGGGCGATAACGTCTACTTTATCTCCGGTTCCGAACGTCTCTATGGAATTAAGGCTTCCAATGGTCATCCCATTAACCCCCTTCTCGGAGGCGGTATTCCCTTGCCAGGAGCTTTAGAGGGCGATGTTACCACCTACAACGGCATGCTCTACTTCTGCACCTCCAATGGGGAGATACATGCGGTGGATGCGCAGTCCGGGGCACAGAAATGGCATGCCTCGGTACTTGGAGTGACGGTGTTCTCTACCCCTGCCGTCTCTCAGAACTACATCTATGTTGCTGGCCAATCGGCTATAACCTGCCTCCGCACCGACAACGGTCTCGTGGTGTGGTCTTTGCCGGCAAGAAACGATTTCACCGCACCTGCAGCTGTCGATCCCGATGGAAACGTCTATGTGTGCACAGCGAACCTAAAGGTCTATGCCTTAACATCCCAGAGGAAACCTCTCTGGAAAACAGTACCTGAAGTTGATTTTCCTATTAATGCTGCACCCATCATTTCCGGCAACCTGCTTATTGTGTGCAGTGCCGAGGCCGGGGTCTACGCATATGACCGCAATACGGGTGAACTCGTATGGGACTACTCTATCCAGCCCTCTTCTCTCGACCCGAATAGATTGCCTGAAGAAAACCATGTGCTGGCAACACCCGCTGTAGATAATGGACACCTGTTCGTCGTATCCGACGATGGATCGGTTACCTGCTTTAGCAATAGTGCTATCGATCTGATACCGCCGATCATTACACCCCTCGCCCCAGAACGTGGAGAGTACTGTAAAGGTGAACCTCCTTTTATCGTCCGAGCCCACATCTTCGATTTCGGTTCAGGCCTCAAGCCATCTAGTGTTACGCTGACAATAGATGATCGCCCTATCAACCAAGTTACGAAAGAAGATCTGATTAACGGTAAAGATGGTTTTACTTTTGATAAAGATAAAGGCATTTTGGAATACGACATTCAACCAAAAACGACTGGGGTTTCGAATTCCTTCTCCGATGGTCACCACACCATTACAATAACAGCTCAAGACTGGAAAGGAAATCAGAAAACGGAAACCTGGTTGTTTACCACCGGCGACGCCTACCCCATTGAACGCGCCCTACGCACTCAAAACACGCAGGGCACAAATACAGCGGGAGGTAGAGGCGGTCGTCCTGGCCTTGGCAGCGGTGGGGGCGGAAACGGTGGAGGAGATTAA
- a CDS encoding isochorismatase family protein — protein MTVKHPALLCSTESVLVAIDLQETLLRTLPNTESLLRSTRLLLQGAQALGIPLLVTTQNRDKLGGVTKELADLLPKEDTWLDKLCFNCAGASNFVSRLQALQKRQVVLCGVETHICVCQTALGLLAEGYQVHIVADAVAARSQWDHELGLRKMFQVGALPSSVEMVLYEWLEEAGSTSFRAILPLIKANQNERKESGSHAR, from the coding sequence ATGACGGTAAAACATCCGGCTTTGCTCTGCTCTACCGAAAGCGTTTTAGTTGCTATTGACCTTCAAGAAACCCTCCTACGTACCCTACCTAATACCGAAAGCTTATTGAGGAGCACGCGCCTCTTGTTACAGGGGGCACAAGCGCTTGGGATACCACTGCTGGTCACCACACAAAATCGCGACAAGCTCGGTGGAGTTACGAAGGAGCTAGCCGATCTGCTTCCAAAGGAAGACACATGGTTAGATAAGCTCTGCTTTAATTGTGCCGGAGCCTCGAATTTTGTATCGCGACTGCAAGCGCTACAGAAACGGCAAGTGGTACTGTGCGGGGTGGAGACGCATATCTGTGTTTGCCAAACGGCGTTAGGGCTGCTTGCAGAGGGCTATCAGGTGCATATCGTTGCCGATGCTGTGGCGGCTCGTTCCCAATGGGATCATGAACTGGGATTAAGGAAGATGTTTCAAGTGGGGGCGCTTCCCTCATCGGTCGAGATGGTGCTCTACGAATGGCTAGAAGAGGCGGGAAGCACCTCGTTTCGTGCGATATTGCCGCTTATTAAGGCGAATCAGAATGAACGTAAGGAGTCAGGTTCTCATGCGAGGTAG
- a CDS encoding alpha-mannosidase: MRGRSDILKAVGLWGMLFGCLTFLIGSPGRAYADSFTDALVLLRDSRVMTINDWKFHQPDIPDGQMPTISDADWQTVHPGFVWHGENTRVWFRTQIVVPDKVAGVSTEGAPMYLQIGVDDDGEVYVNGEMRDSFHWDEGNVLISPHVQPGEKFFIAVRGINGPGDGRLMFSRLVFGPPKPWQPNFDWVIQETQFLQQLATQVPEQESAHIRSVLAAAESKVDIEHLTSLPLEQSAAQLAAAHETLMSLRPLTQNYDVYYVGHAHIDMNWLWPWPETIDVCHRTWASALKLMNAFPDFGFVQSQPGAYVPIQHRYPQEFAEMQAAVQRGQWDPVSGFWDESDTDMPSGEALARSLFLGQRYFYKHFGRYAITGWLPDSFGHSWQIPQLLRNVGIVNYYHMRCNDGIYFSWWESPDGSRVLKASTNSYDEPVTVDQMVRPWQIENSFGLKKALVVFGVGDHGGGPTRQMILVGKQLQADPLMPHVHFCTADKFFDILRSDPNTAQLPVVDRDLQYTFEGCYTTHADIKKAVRSTENALYAAEAFSSLAAMSGLPYPVQGFEEAWKPTAFAQFHDIMCGSAIHSTYPWMESYLTPARQWADQQTAKALQTLTSHVDTRGAKQGEKAVVVWNALSYACTGPVKLSVPQATLYHSVRDTAGHLFPAQALSSDTLLFIARDVPGFGHKLYFLSKKPCASHLSVSKGRTGDYVLQNAFLRLEIDPQTGLMQRLEDLRMGRELLAASANGLQLLGDTGSAWNINFTGQQQLLTTQGAQVRLLASGPVVATVQVTHALNKSSYVQEISLYDGLDRVDVQNDVQWHEHNEMLKAVFPLAMQHPKLHVSIPYGSIDRPDNGQENPGQKWMDMTDYSGTRLLSATPLDLHRLFNSDSNADFDSQQRGYPRSLFPPAGIHKVGALKLPIYLHGNTSGPDNVACEGQTIAVPATAKGNTLFLVGAGALGSQGGLLKLQLADGHAITQAIAMGDWVTGGQSEEDVMDFPYRLLDEGSGRENIAAHLWMVRIALPSGSRVVRIELPQNPLLHLFAATIATVSPGKALWGVTFVNDSKYGNDANGPVFRLSLLRSSHDPDPDPDEGEQRFAYALIPHIGDWRAARAEELGKAFNIPLQAVVTNAHPPKPETPPRFTLTDAKGWGDLVAGALKHCEDGKGYILRFFETQGRDTVATLRFAVPVQITQTDILERPVPGGFQGKGKVFTIPIGHDKIVTLHIVGLPDAGVAPPPNPALPEPD, translated from the coding sequence ATGCGAGGTAGAAGTGATATTCTCAAAGCCGTTGGTCTGTGGGGAATGCTCTTTGGGTGTCTTACTTTTCTTATCGGCAGTCCCGGTAGGGCATACGCCGATTCCTTTACAGATGCCCTTGTGCTCCTACGCGACAGTCGAGTGATGACGATTAACGATTGGAAGTTCCATCAACCGGACATTCCAGATGGCCAGATGCCTACAATATCGGATGCAGATTGGCAGACGGTTCATCCTGGGTTTGTGTGGCATGGTGAGAACACGCGCGTCTGGTTTCGCACACAGATCGTGGTGCCCGACAAGGTTGCGGGGGTTTCAACGGAAGGTGCCCCAATGTACCTGCAGATAGGGGTGGACGACGATGGGGAAGTCTATGTAAATGGAGAGATGCGAGATAGTTTCCACTGGGATGAAGGCAACGTCCTGATCTCTCCTCATGTGCAGCCAGGCGAAAAGTTTTTTATCGCGGTACGTGGCATTAACGGGCCGGGAGATGGACGGCTGATGTTCAGTCGTTTGGTTTTTGGACCGCCGAAGCCGTGGCAGCCAAATTTTGATTGGGTCATTCAGGAGACGCAGTTTTTACAACAGCTTGCTACGCAGGTGCCCGAGCAAGAGAGCGCGCATATTCGTAGCGTGCTGGCGGCCGCCGAGTCGAAGGTAGATATCGAACATCTTACCAGTCTTCCTTTGGAGCAATCGGCAGCGCAGCTGGCCGCTGCTCATGAAACGCTCATGAGCTTGCGTCCACTTACCCAAAACTATGATGTCTACTACGTAGGTCATGCTCATATAGATATGAATTGGTTATGGCCTTGGCCTGAGACCATAGATGTATGCCACCGTACCTGGGCCAGCGCTTTAAAACTGATGAATGCATTTCCTGACTTTGGGTTTGTGCAGAGCCAGCCCGGAGCCTACGTGCCGATTCAGCATCGTTATCCGCAAGAGTTCGCTGAAATGCAGGCAGCGGTGCAACGCGGTCAATGGGACCCGGTAAGCGGCTTTTGGGACGAATCGGACACCGATATGCCTTCTGGTGAGGCTCTGGCTCGATCGCTTTTCTTGGGGCAGCGCTATTTTTACAAACATTTTGGACGCTATGCTATAACCGGCTGGCTACCCGATTCGTTCGGCCACTCGTGGCAAATTCCGCAACTGCTACGTAATGTGGGCATTGTTAACTACTACCACATGCGCTGTAATGATGGCATCTATTTCAGCTGGTGGGAATCGCCTGACGGTTCCCGGGTGCTAAAGGCTAGCACGAATAGTTATGATGAACCAGTTACCGTTGATCAGATGGTGCGCCCGTGGCAAATAGAGAATAGCTTTGGGCTAAAAAAGGCTTTGGTCGTTTTTGGGGTAGGAGACCATGGCGGAGGGCCAACACGCCAGATGATCCTTGTGGGTAAGCAGTTACAAGCAGACCCCCTTATGCCCCATGTACATTTTTGCACTGCCGATAAGTTCTTCGATATTCTCCGCTCCGACCCCAACACGGCACAGCTCCCTGTGGTGGATAGAGATTTGCAGTACACGTTTGAAGGATGCTACACGACTCACGCCGATATTAAAAAGGCAGTTCGTAGCACCGAGAACGCCCTCTACGCAGCAGAGGCTTTCTCCTCCCTAGCCGCGATGAGCGGCCTGCCATATCCAGTGCAGGGGTTTGAGGAGGCTTGGAAACCAACGGCATTTGCACAGTTCCACGACATTATGTGTGGCTCGGCCATCCATTCGACCTATCCTTGGATGGAGAGCTATCTAACTCCGGCACGTCAATGGGCAGATCAGCAAACCGCAAAGGCCCTTCAAACGCTCACAAGTCATGTGGATACGCGTGGAGCGAAACAGGGTGAAAAAGCGGTCGTGGTTTGGAACGCACTCTCCTACGCTTGCACCGGCCCAGTCAAGTTGAGCGTTCCCCAAGCAACTCTATATCATTCTGTGAGGGACACGGCAGGCCATCTTTTTCCAGCACAGGCCCTATCATCCGATACGCTGCTGTTTATCGCTCGAGACGTCCCCGGTTTTGGACATAAACTCTACTTCCTTTCTAAAAAGCCCTGTGCATCGCATCTCTCGGTTTCAAAAGGGCGCACCGGCGACTATGTGCTGCAAAATGCCTTTCTGCGTCTTGAGATCGATCCCCAAACTGGGCTTATGCAACGTTTAGAAGACCTGCGCATGGGACGAGAGCTTTTGGCGGCCTCTGCGAATGGGCTGCAGTTGCTAGGGGATACAGGCAGTGCCTGGAACATTAACTTCACCGGTCAACAGCAACTGCTGACGACTCAGGGGGCTCAGGTTCGCCTGTTGGCGAGCGGACCAGTTGTTGCCACCGTTCAGGTGACGCACGCGTTGAATAAATCCTCTTATGTACAAGAGATATCGCTCTACGATGGGCTTGACCGGGTGGATGTGCAGAATGACGTGCAGTGGCATGAACACAACGAGATGCTGAAGGCGGTGTTTCCGCTAGCCATGCAGCATCCCAAGTTGCATGTCTCCATTCCCTATGGAAGTATAGATAGACCAGACAACGGCCAAGAGAACCCTGGTCAAAAGTGGATGGATATGACCGACTATAGTGGGACGAGATTGCTTTCAGCGACCCCGCTGGATCTGCATCGTCTGTTTAACTCGGATAGTAATGCCGATTTCGATTCACAGCAACGAGGGTATCCGCGTAGCCTATTTCCGCCTGCCGGTATTCATAAAGTGGGGGCTCTGAAACTTCCGATCTACCTGCATGGGAATACATCCGGCCCCGACAATGTTGCCTGTGAAGGGCAGACGATAGCTGTTCCGGCCACAGCGAAGGGCAATACCCTCTTTCTTGTGGGAGCGGGCGCATTAGGTAGCCAGGGTGGGCTGCTAAAACTACAGCTCGCCGATGGGCATGCCATCACGCAGGCTATAGCGATGGGGGATTGGGTGACAGGAGGGCAGTCGGAAGAAGACGTGATGGACTTTCCCTATCGCCTGCTAGATGAGGGAAGCGGAAGGGAAAATATTGCGGCGCACCTCTGGATGGTGCGAATTGCCTTGCCGAGCGGTTCGCGCGTTGTGCGCATAGAGCTGCCTCAAAACCCGCTTCTCCATCTCTTTGCGGCGACAATAGCAACAGTAAGCCCCGGTAAAGCGCTATGGGGGGTTACTTTTGTGAACGATAGCAAATATGGGAATGATGCGAACGGGCCGGTCTTCCGCCTTAGCTTGCTGCGTTCCTCCCATGACCCCGATCCTGACCCGGATGAGGGTGAGCAGCGTTTCGCTTATGCTCTGATACCGCATATCGGGGATTGGCGGGCTGCACGAGCAGAAGAGTTAGGAAAGGCCTTTAATATCCCCCTGCAGGCGGTAGTGACAAATGCCCATCCACCAAAACCCGAAACGCCACCTCGCTTTACGCTCACCGATGCAAAAGGATGGGGCGATCTGGTTGCCGGAGCGCTTAAGCACTGCGAGGACGGTAAAGGCTATATCCTCCGATTTTTCGAGACACAAGGCCGAGACACCGTCGCCACACTGCGTTTTGCGGTGCCGGTTCAGATCACACAGACGGATATTCTGGAGCGTCCAGTGCCCGGCGGCTTTCAGGGTAAAGGCAAGGTGTTCACCATACCCATCGGGCATGATAAGATAGTAACCCTTCATATCGTTGGGTTACCAGATGCCGGGGTCGCTCCGCCTCCGAATCCAGCGTTGCCTGAACCGGACTAG
- a CDS encoding tetratricopeptide repeat protein produces MEVLQKTVTLPRHGPEMALGLRMLGYLLVTSGERKNWQQAEEIYRRALVEQPNSAEALNGLGLAILKLGQPKAAIAYFKKAITMDPSYVDAVNNIGVAREQLGDIPGALSAFRRALQIDPQNQVAQENLQRYRGWIKVFENGSSS; encoded by the coding sequence ATGGAGGTTTTGCAGAAGACGGTTACTCTGCCGCGACATGGGCCGGAGATGGCTCTCGGTTTACGTATGCTAGGCTACCTGCTTGTCACCAGCGGAGAACGTAAGAATTGGCAGCAGGCCGAAGAGATATATCGGCGGGCCCTTGTGGAACAACCTAATAGCGCAGAAGCCCTCAATGGACTCGGGCTTGCTATTCTCAAACTTGGACAGCCGAAAGCGGCGATCGCCTACTTTAAGAAGGCCATAACCATGGATCCCTCGTATGTAGATGCTGTTAACAACATTGGGGTCGCTCGTGAGCAGCTTGGCGATATCCCTGGCGCTCTCAGCGCTTTTCGCCGCGCTCTTCAAATTGATCCGCAGAACCAGGTAGCGCAAGAGAATCTCCAGCGATATCGCGGCTGGATCAAGGTGTTTGAGAACGGGTCCTCCTCTTAG
- a CDS encoding tetratricopeptide repeat protein translates to MQGRISCFSCRSAWIALSLLTLLSFSVAYADSVQEHFNKGFHLYESWVQNHQTDDLDQALKEMQAAHREAPKSPVILQWIGFLQIARADYADAIDPLQQAILLDPKQGLPYVDLGFAYHKLGLYPDAAEALQHAIAIYRAMPKPDVRDPYLYRCYFDLGTVYFDAATKAQNSAQKSELLKNAIAAYQKAASLPPSASVTAPTGIPSLSPQSLDRPALYIALASASLKAGDLTLAADSARQATQLAPDREAAWRLLGFIQMKAADQSKNANALSEAQTSFEKALSINPKDYEVREGLGRIYLVQNRYQEAYEAFQQAAADRQAAGQQAALPPDMLYNSAVAAQKVGKIEEAIHLFQTYLQTAPTMRALSPGSAPAIFNNTNTTRQ, encoded by the coding sequence ATGCAAGGTCGAATCTCATGCTTTAGCTGTCGTTCTGCGTGGATTGCCCTTAGCTTACTGACTCTGCTTTCTTTTTCTGTGGCCTACGCCGACTCGGTACAAGAACACTTTAATAAGGGGTTTCATCTCTACGAGTCCTGGGTTCAAAACCATCAAACGGACGATCTGGATCAGGCGCTTAAAGAGATGCAAGCCGCCCATAGGGAGGCCCCTAAAAGCCCTGTTATCCTCCAATGGATAGGGTTTCTCCAAATCGCGCGTGCCGACTATGCAGATGCAATAGATCCCCTTCAGCAAGCCATCCTCCTTGATCCAAAGCAAGGTCTTCCCTATGTGGATCTAGGGTTTGCTTACCACAAACTTGGTCTCTATCCGGATGCCGCCGAGGCCCTGCAGCATGCCATCGCGATCTACCGTGCCATGCCGAAGCCCGATGTACGCGACCCTTATCTCTATCGCTGCTATTTTGACCTCGGCACTGTCTATTTTGATGCGGCTACTAAGGCTCAGAACAGTGCCCAGAAAAGCGAGCTTCTGAAGAATGCCATTGCAGCCTACCAAAAAGCAGCCTCTTTACCTCCTAGTGCCTCCGTTACGGCGCCAACAGGCATTCCGAGTCTGTCCCCTCAATCGCTTGACCGCCCCGCTCTCTATATTGCTCTAGCCTCCGCATCGCTCAAAGCCGGCGATCTCACGCTCGCAGCCGATTCGGCTAGGCAGGCCACACAACTCGCGCCTGACCGAGAAGCCGCCTGGCGCCTTCTCGGTTTCATTCAGATGAAAGCTGCCGATCAATCGAAAAATGCAAATGCGCTCTCTGAGGCGCAAACTTCTTTCGAAAAGGCGTTATCCATCAACCCAAAAGACTATGAGGTACGAGAGGGCCTGGGTCGCATCTATCTTGTTCAGAACCGTTACCAAGAGGCCTATGAAGCGTTTCAACAGGCTGCGGCCGACCGACAAGCGGCGGGTCAGCAGGCTGCGCTACCTCCAGATATGCTCTATAACAGCGCGGTTGCGGCCCAAAAGGTAGGGAAGATCGAGGAGGCTATCCACCTGTTTCAAACCTATCTTCAAACAGCCCCCACGATGCGAGCGCTCTCGCCTGGCTCGGCGCCTGCTATCTTCAACAACACCAATACGACCAGGCAGTAG
- the abc-f gene encoding ribosomal protection-like ABC-F family protein gives MSLVQVENLEKSYGSDTLFTDVTFQLGWGQKVGLVGHNGAGKTTLVRILAGEEVPDRGRVNYARGVRFGYLRQEEVVNPQKTVLEEAQSAFAPILEMERRMRQIEAEIGSLSPEAIRREDLDAVIWEYSQLQERFEIMGGYAALRDVPQVLYRLGFAPEDLSKPCGYLSGGEKTRLALARVLLSGPDVLYLDEPTNHLDIEAIEWLESYLKGFGGALLLVSHDRYFLDRIVTQIAELDSGRLTFYRGNYTNFQQQKQALQRRIEQIYEREQREIARLIEFYEKWKSTPTRRNQAMVRKRWAERLEARLVEPPKTTGKKLRAKLQPERLSGSEVLVFEGLTKQYGGKKLFENVSGVVQRGERIGIVGPNGAGKSTLVRILLGRETPDAGIVRFGLNVTVGYFAQDTSDLDLEATVLENMLEVGTISPFEARTHLARFLFVGDDVFRPVKFLSGGEKNKLVLAQITWLKPNLLVLDEPTNHLDIESREALVQMLKDYEGTLLLVSHDRYLLDQTTEKTLELAGGQARWYDMPYSLYRERRQPISTRISGSATPVAKVAGPDSALGRLVAESPRKSAISGAIEGPVNGYALNAERRKARKQVEEAERRVEALEKRLKELEERLYHPRPTDNVVALSQEYQGVQQALEEALRLWEEAASYAEKLGA, from the coding sequence ATGAGCTTAGTACAGGTTGAAAACCTTGAAAAATCCTATGGCAGCGATACACTTTTTACCGATGTAACCTTTCAATTGGGTTGGGGTCAAAAGGTAGGTTTAGTGGGTCATAATGGGGCTGGCAAAACGACCCTGGTGCGCATTCTCGCCGGCGAAGAGGTGCCCGATCGAGGCAGAGTAAATTATGCCCGCGGAGTTCGCTTTGGGTATCTGCGTCAAGAGGAGGTCGTCAATCCACAGAAGACCGTTTTAGAAGAGGCACAATCGGCTTTCGCTCCTATTTTGGAGATGGAGCGGCGTATGCGTCAAATCGAAGCCGAGATAGGATCGCTCTCTCCAGAGGCCATAAGGCGAGAAGACCTGGATGCGGTTATCTGGGAGTACAGCCAACTGCAAGAGCGTTTTGAGATTATGGGGGGATATGCGGCGTTGCGCGATGTCCCTCAGGTGCTCTATCGGCTTGGTTTTGCTCCGGAGGACTTGTCAAAGCCTTGCGGCTACCTGTCGGGGGGAGAAAAGACACGGTTAGCTCTTGCAAGAGTTCTCCTCTCTGGCCCAGATGTTCTCTATTTAGATGAGCCGACAAACCATCTCGATATTGAGGCCATCGAATGGCTAGAGAGCTATTTAAAAGGGTTTGGCGGCGCCCTGTTGCTGGTATCCCACGATCGCTATTTCTTAGACCGCATTGTTACGCAGATCGCCGAGTTAGATTCGGGCAGACTGACGTTCTATCGAGGCAATTATACCAACTTCCAACAGCAAAAGCAGGCTTTACAGAGGCGCATTGAGCAGATATATGAACGCGAACAGCGTGAAATCGCGCGTTTGATAGAGTTCTACGAAAAGTGGAAAAGTACACCTACACGACGCAACCAGGCAATGGTGCGCAAACGCTGGGCCGAACGCCTAGAAGCGCGGCTTGTTGAGCCTCCTAAAACGACCGGAAAAAAACTTCGCGCCAAACTACAGCCGGAACGTTTGAGCGGAAGCGAGGTTCTTGTTTTCGAAGGACTTACCAAGCAGTATGGGGGCAAAAAACTGTTTGAAAACGTTAGCGGGGTTGTGCAGCGCGGCGAGCGTATAGGGATTGTAGGGCCGAATGGGGCCGGTAAATCTACGCTGGTACGTATCCTTTTAGGGAGGGAGACGCCAGATGCAGGAATCGTACGATTCGGGCTCAACGTCACCGTGGGCTATTTTGCTCAAGATACAAGCGATCTCGATCTGGAGGCCACCGTCCTAGAGAATATGTTAGAAGTGGGGACGATCTCCCCCTTCGAAGCGCGTACCCACCTCGCTCGCTTCCTCTTTGTGGGCGACGATGTTTTTCGCCCGGTGAAATTCTTATCGGGTGGTGAGAAAAACAAGCTGGTGTTAGCGCAGATCACTTGGCTGAAGCCCAATCTGCTTGTGTTAGACGAACCGACTAATCACCTCGACATCGAATCGCGCGAAGCGCTTGTGCAGATGTTAAAGGATTATGAAGGGACTCTTCTGCTCGTTTCTCATGATCGCTACCTTCTAGATCAGACAACAGAAAAGACTTTGGAGCTCGCTGGAGGTCAAGCAAGATGGTACGATATGCCCTATAGTCTTTACCGAGAGCGGCGCCAACCTATCAGCACACGTATCTCGGGTTCGGCAACCCCTGTAGCAAAGGTGGCAGGACCCGATTCGGCTCTCGGACGTCTGGTTGCCGAGAGCCCTCGCAAATCTGCGATATCTGGCGCTATTGAGGGCCCAGTTAACGGATACGCTTTGAACGCGGAACGCCGCAAAGCACGTAAACAGGTGGAGGAAGCGGAAAGGCGTGTGGAGGCTCTCGAAAAACGTTTAAAGGAGCTAGAGGAGCGCCTTTATCATCCCAGACCGACAGACAATGTCGTTGCTCTTTCGCAGGAGTATCAAGGAGTTCAACAGGCACTTGAGGAGGCTCTGCGACTTTGGGAGGAAGCAGCAAGCTACGCTGAAAAGCTTGGTGCCTAG